DNA from Triplophysa rosa linkage group LG12, Trosa_1v2, whole genome shotgun sequence:
ACCCTGAGTGAAAATATGTTGTCAAGGAATAATAATGCATCATCAGTGTGATTTGACATTACACATTCATGTAGTGACGTCTATAGAGCCAAACAGGATGTAGTGACGTCATTCAAGCACGCAAGTGTTGCTGTCGgcaattttaaatgacatttttatcttagatttgtgtttactgtaccGTAAATCACTGCATTTCTtcagttttctattttaaaccAAGTGCCTCTTGCCAAGATGCTTCGGCTACTGACCTCTCATTCGGAGGTCTCCTTTACGGTAACACAtttgccttttgttttttattccttACTGCCAAGTCAATTCACATCTGCCAACTAGTATTCTAGTATAAACTAGTATTAGTATTCAAAGCTAATGGGCCTAAAAGTCTTACCTTTAACATTTAAGATCAGACAGTCAAGAGTTTAATGGCACATTGAAAGAGAATTGATACAGACATAATGATCAGATATTTGAGGAGTAAAAAACAGTTGCACGATTTACACACGATTATTTGTCCAGAATATATGCTGAATCACTACAATAATGGAATAtcgtatttattttgtatttgttctgttttatatatcatctttcttcttttttattgtccAGACACAGGATTTTTAGACTGGATAGTTGATGTAATTTTTATGAAACCAACTTTCTGTTTATTacattgtatttaaataaatgtatctaTATGTGTATACACTTTTGTAAACGTGAAATGTATCCTTTATGAAAGGTTATTCACTGAGAAAAATGTGTGCCATCTTGTTGATCATGGCATGTGAGCAAAATAAAACTTGGTGGAAGGGTTTTATAGTTTATCTTCCTCTTTTAATCGTGCACAAACACTGAGACTGGAGGCCGAcctatttttgtttcttgtttgttgcccttgagtagaaagagagagagtttttctcaaagtgatagttcacccaaaaatgaaatttctatTCACTCTcgtatgtcattccaaacctgtatggatttctttcttctgcagaaaacgcaaaagaagatattttgaagaacattggtaaccaaaaacaacattgacctccgctgacttccattgtctgcacacaaaaccactgagacatttcccaaaatatcttcttttgtgttccacagaaattACAGAATAAGTTTTATTTTCTAATCTTTGAAAATACATGAACACACTATTACCTATGTTCCTGCTGTTAGGTAACGTCGCAATAATATGTAGCTGAGTTTtgactatataaatatatttgtgtttgtgttattcCTCTCACAGGCGTGTGTAATGAATCTTTGCAGATGATGTTCTCCGTGGGGAAGCCGCGGTCTGGTGACAAACAAAGCCGCCTCTCGCAGATTTAATAAGCTGTATAATTTCGTCAGATCTCTCGTTTCTTCTCTTCTCGGCTCAGGTGTCAGAGGAGTTGAAATTGACACCAAAATGAACACAGAATACTGAAGCGCATAAGAATTGGTGATTGCTGAAAGGCCGAGGCGAACTATAAGCGTCATGGTACACATTGAGCGTAGGCCTATATGAAGCCGTGGTTTTTTTCAATGTGTGAAATTCCGTGAGGTCAGGGTTTGGGAAGCAGCTCATCGATTGGCTTCAAAGCCTGACGGATTGAATTCTGACTAATCGTAAATCTAAATTTGTTTTCAAACTACAGTGTAGTCAgtatattgttttaaatatagtaaatgtattattattattgcttatGTATTACACTGTAAAGCATTTTGGATCAATTACAGTTGTGTAAAATTGAGCTCTGAGTGAAGTTTAACCTGAAATCGCGTTAAAGCGAATACACTTTATTTTGGAATGATTTTAGTTctgaattgtaatttttaagaaAAGGCATCCATGTCGTGATTCTGGACATCCACCTGACCCTCTGAGAACCTGCGGTGACATCATCAGCTGATCAGCAGTGTCACATTACTGTATCTGATTCCGTCTCTCTGCCCCCTTTTCACACCATGTCAGCTGAGCATAGGGCAATAACACCCGAGAACCGACACGGCTGTCAAAACAGTCTTCAGGATAGTGTGAACTTTAAGATCAGGGTTGGCTGGTCATTGAGCCACCGAATAGCCTGAATGACCAGCAGCAGACGTTCTGCTGATGAACCACACAATGTCAACCCATTACAGATTTGGGGTGTACAGTTTAACTTTTCTAAGTTGAATGGCTCAAATGTAAACCAGAGGTACATAAATACCTTTAATTTATCATGAAAATGCACGTGAGCATTTAAAACGTTGCATTACAAAGACTTTTACAGTATTTGACAGTATAGTACATTGGCTTTAGGTTCTGTCTTCGAGGCTTGAGTTCAAGAGCTGCCGTCACAGAATAATACATAACCTGGACGCCGCCGGTGACGGAGGCGGCACACAATCTTCCGGCAGCTTTGGGATGCCATCCAGAACCTGGAGGTTTGGCAAACAGGCGAACACACTGCAGAGAAAACACCAAGGTGAGTCTGATTCTCTTGGCTCGCTCCGAACACTTCGAGCAGTTCTTGAGCCAATTCTTTATTCGCTAAATTATGATCTCATCATCTCGTATAGCTATTAACTCTGGATGTAATGTGGTTTTCGAGACACATTAATTGAAATATGTAATTAGCTGATGAGTTTTAATGAGTCCACTTCTCCAGTTTGTGACATGGAGTTATTAAAAGCTGAGTGGTGTTCTATAAATAACCTGAAGATGAATCCGCCGGTCTCACCGTGAGCGGTAGCGCTCCAGAAACTGGCAGGGGTTGCGTTTGAGGGTCAGAGACCGCAGCGGCGTGTTCCTCAGCAGACACAACTCGCTCAGGGAGGAAATACTGTTTTCAGACAGGCACAAGTGCTGGATGTCGGGAACCTTTGGCAGCTGACGGACGGACGTCAAATGGTTCCGATGAAGATTTAGGATTTTACATCTGCAAAAACACGGGCATGCTCTTGATCACATTTAATCGAATTTTGTTAGTGATTTAATCTAGAATTTAAATCCGCTAGCACAGTATATAGAGAATAAGTGTTGAAAAGGGTCTCCTTACTTTACCCCAATTCACAACTGTTTAATATAATGATGAATTATATTGGCTgtcggattgcagctttaaaaagtAAACCAAAAGAAGACTGTTACATTTACCACATTTATTTGACTTCGATCAAAGTGACGCGTTGCAGAAACACGTGTGGATGAATTGTGATGCACAACAtattcatttgcaaaaaaaagattttttatatgctaatattttatattctcaTTTCACACAGCAATGTGTTTATAGTAGGGCTGTCGAACGATTAATCGCCATTAACCACATccagaatattaaataaatacataatatttgtctgtgtactgtgcatattcattctgtatttatatccacatacacatacatttatacatatttaggacATTTTTAcgtgtatttacagtatttatatttaccaatcatttatattatatatatttttcttaaataaatacaaaatttatatgcacagtacacagacatacactcacctaaaggattattaggaacaccatactaatacggtgtttgaccccctttcgccttcagaactgccttaattctacgtggcattgattcaacaaggtgctgaaagcattctttagaaatgttggcccatattgataggatagcatcttgcagttgatggagatttgtgggatgcacatccagggcacgaagctcccgttccaccacatcccaaagatgttctatcgggttgagatctggtgactgtgggggccattctagtacagtgaactcattgtcatgttcaagaaaccaatttgaaatgattcgagctttgtgacatggtgcattatcctgctggaagtagccattagaggatgggtacatggtggtcataaagggatggacatggtcagaaacaatgctcaggtaggccgtggcatttaaacgatgcccaattggcactaaggggcctaaagtgtgccaagaaaacatcccccacaccattacaccaccaccaccagcctgcacagtggtaacaaggcatgatggatccatgttctcattctgtttacgccaaattctgactctaccatttgaatgtctcaacagaaatcgagactcatcagaccaggcaacatttttccagtcttcaactgtccaattttggtgagctcgtgcaaattgtagcctctttttcctatttgtagtggagatgagtggtacccggtggggtcttctgctgttgtagcccatctgcctcaaggttgtgcgtgttgtggcttcacaaatgctttgctgcatacctcggttgtaacgagtggttatttcagtcaaagttgctcttctatcagcttgaatcagtcggcccattctcctctgacctctagcatcaacaaggcattttcgcccacaggactgccgcatactggatgtttttcccttttcacaccattctttgtaaaccctagaaatggttgtgcgtgaaaatcccagtaactgagcagattgtgaaatactcagaccggcccgtctggcaccaacaaccatgccacgctcaaaattgcttaaatcacctttctttcccattctgacattcagtttggagttcaggagattgtcttgaccaggaccacacccctaaatgcattgaagcaactgccatgtgattggttgattagataattgcattaatgagaaattgaacaggtgttcctaataatcctttaggtgagtgtatattatgtaaacacaaacttttattttgaaaacattaTAAAGTTTACAGAACTGAGTCCGCTGGTGATACATAATTAACAGTTTCCTacttactgtaaaataaactcGTCATATGAGATTACACCACACGGCTAAAGTTGCAcaatatgtatttttacacGACCAGACCATATAATGGGACGGCGTCCAGTGAAAGCTCACTTTCTTGCAAAAGGGAATGATTATTAATGCTACATTACAATCCTGGCCCATGTGACAACAGATTAGATGACCAGATTATAGTCTACATCTGTACGCTATACTGTTAGCAGTATTCACAATCAAGTTATTTAGTTTGATACCTTGGCAGTCTGACAGAACTGAGATCTTTCAGAGAGTTGTCCACCAGCTGAAGATGTTCCACTCGAATGAGTCTCTTCAGAATACGAGTAAAGTTCTCTAGCTGGTATGGATCACCCAGGTCCTGGTAAGACAAGTTCAGTACCTACCCATAAAACAGAAAATCGCTTTAATTGCTCAATTATAATATGCCATTCCTGAAACAtctcaaaaacacaactgaggtGATACTTTGACGTTTGAAAGatgcagttgctagggtgttgctaggaCACCGATGGACATGGTTATCAATACCAGGGATGTTGTCAGcattataattattacaaatgaataAGTGTGGCTCACCACACAGTTCTCCCAGTTCTCCTGAAGTCTCTCCTCCCATTTCTGTCTTCCCTCCTCTCTCCTCTTTCTCCTGCCGCCTCTGAGAGATATGTCTTCACTGTTAACAGACAGCTCCCCTTCAGCGGGGCCTGTTTGAGGACATCATCCGAAtagatgcaacaatacagcgtATACATCATAAATCAGTTGATAAATGACCTCTTACCCTCTCTgactctcgggcaggcgagctGGTCCCCACGCACATCATGCTCCTCTAAACAGTGCCACGAGGCGAACCTGAACCGACTGGACGGCAGCTACATGGGACAAGACACCATACAGACACATGGGCTGTCAATCAAAGCACACTTTTCATTCACAATACTGATCGAAGTAAGTGGTTGCACGATTATACTTGATATTTAGCgtcacacatgcacgcacacactttacttaaagcatatatgtattatgcattataaaagtgtttttactttattaataatgccttgtaatgcacattataatgtctcatgaatatttgttactacagtttatacatTATAACACTCATATATTCATTGCTATCCTCTGCATTTGTATTTTGGTAataattctttacaacaacatttaatgtattacaacatAAATTATGAACCATTATTATGCATCATACCATTTAATCCTTCGTAACGCATTATACCCAAAGGCTTTAAGTTAAGTCTTGCCAAATTGGTACTTACTGGTGTGGCAACAATGCCGGAGTCTGGAGTCAGTTCCACAGAGAGAGGAGTGTGTGTGTCGCTTAACTCAGAGAAGTGAGATTGAGACTTTGGAAAACTTTCACTGCTGGTGATCACTCCAGAGgaactggagagagagagagagagcgagagagcgagagaataGTAGAGAGTAGAGTATTCAAGCAAAGGTAAATTTTATGTGATATTATGGTCTGTTAAGCAATAGTGTTGTTTGTTAATCATCGGCAATCGTCTTTAAACCTCGTGAGCTGTAGAAAGCATTTTGGGCGTCAGGAGTTTGTGGGacttttagacattttttcataatacTGAAATTATTGAACTACTTACGCATCAGAGACGTAAAAGCTTTTGTTAAAGCACGTTTATGCGGTTAAGTTGACTGAATCATATTAAATGCAATTGTTCACTTTAATTCATGATTTCACAAGAATAATTTTACGTGGCGATTCATTGTaaagtcactttttaaagaaacaaagacatttcttttaaagaaatgaataaggTATCATTAAATTGTTTTTCTAAACTGTAATATTATGaagtatacaaaataaatgtgaccctgtctgtgaaatccaggcttcAGTCTCACAATCTGATTATGAGATAAGGAGCatcaaagtttcattttcactcgctttagtcaatattaaagatatcaaatcTTTACATTACTGGATGGGAGATGATCTTATGTAGAAagcattaaataacaaaaaaatgacttgcTGGGTTTTACATGCACAAATGTCCCTATGTTTTTCTTTCGTAATTGAATCATTTGTTCAAACGCAAAACAACACATAAAGGGCTTTTTGAAATGACCCGAACCGTTTTTTTGCAGCATATCTGTCTGATGCCTAAAACACAGCCCGCACCCATGATGTGCTGTAGAATaggttatgtactgtatgtaggcaGCTCAGTAGTTGTTGAGATGAAGCCGCAGCATGTAATGAGAGCCTGGGCGTCCTCACATCCGCTGGGCTGAGGTTCTGGTGTACATTACTCTGAACTCTGCACCCTGATCCGAATTAAAGCCAGCTGTCACTAGAATAGCACATCACCCCAGCAAACTCAGCCAACGAAATGATCAAACGATTTGATAGAAGAATAGATAGATAGAATAGATTGGATATATAGAACTTTATTGTTCATATGTTTTCAATTGCACAGCTATTGATACACAATGTCACAATGTCTTATACTGTTGATACACAATATTATACctgctgaaaataaacaacaatagaaaccatcacagaaatcctaatggatttaatggttataatgggaattgtattgatTTCAATGGACTCTATAATGGTCTCTGTTGGGAATGTGTTGGGTTAAATTGGAGGGCTACTATCAGGTTAATGGAAACCAATAGACCACCATTAAATCCGACTGGAATTTTGCAGTGCATTTAATGGTACACAGCTCTTGGACCATAATAGTATTTGCAATGGAAAACACTGGAATTCCTGTTGTCATGTAAGATATATGcaacattaaatatatttataatataaactgTAACAATATAAATTAAAGGAATAAACAGGCTTTTAAAACCAATTTGAACATCAAGTCCATTTAATGCCCATATGTGATGCAAAAACAGCATCTTAACGGTGCAAAACACTTAAACCCACGAAGCAGACCATTTTTACCaggacacaaataaacaaagcaacaaCAAAGCGACATTTTCTTACCTTTCGGACATGTCCTTCGGTTCTGACAGATCCCTTTGGCATTGACACGCAGTTAAGATGGTTATTTATGAAGAATATGACGCGCTTTACGATTGATGGTGGAATAGCAGCCGCGTTAAAGCGCGACAGGTGAGTGCGAGTTCTGCGCACGCGCGAAACGGCATCAGGTTCACTGATCCGCGTGCCGGGGTCAAACAGGGCAGCGGGTGCGCGCGTTCTGTATCTAAGGTTGCACTTCGGTGACTTTAGGAAAGTGTCCCAGTGTTATTGAAAGCAGTACACCTGTTTCATATACAAAAACTGAGACTACTAGTGAAAATGCTTCTATTTTGATTACAGATTATCAGCATAAACATGTGACTGAAACGTTGGatctaaaataaacatgaatagtATTTAGTAGAAGTGTGTGTTATTTCTAAATGATTTGAGAAAGTTTAATCCGACCTAGAACTAGTacagaatatttaatatttcattcataATGTTGTGGTTTTTAAACCTTAGTGTTGTTTGTTAAAGCTAAATTTAagctttagtttttttctggTAGTTATAAATCCCACAGAAAGCAGATGGTGTGCACAGTGCTCAAACGCATCATGGCctgcatcttttttgttattttgtaagcAAACCActtatatttttgaaaaacatgaaCGTGTTATaaagaagaaaatgttttattaaatgaaatactATGATCACTTGACATTGATCACACACATTTCTTTGAGTCCTGTAAAAATGTTGTCTTTGTTACATTGTTCAATAGCCGAAGTGTTTTTGTGTAAAGCTAACACGACAAACCCTGCTGTCGCTGAAAAACCGAGAGAGCTCTCATTGAAgacattcatctttatttctgAAATAGAGAATACAGCTGGTATTTTTTTGAAACCATCATACCAAATGCACTCTCTCCAGTCCGCCTGagtttccatggcaacagcGCTACCTGTACATTCGCAACCTTTCATTAAATCAAAAActcatatttatataataaggCATATTAGTATGTGAGCAGTACTTGAGCCACGTGGAAAACCAAAACGGAACAGAAATGAAAGGACTGAGATTACATTGAGAATACTGCACACATCATAAACACAATAGCAAATATACAGATCTAAGAATGCAGGAGTGAACGATGCTGGTGTGGAGGAAGACATGTGATGGAACACGAGTCCGTGTAATGGAGCGGTCGCAAAGACGTATGAAATATTTACAGCTTTGTATTTCTGGTGTGGTTAAAGCTTGTCAAAACACAATCacctttgtgttttgcatatAAATATTCTGCGTATATAATTGTTTCTCATGTGTTTAGAAAACAACGGTGACGTCATGAACGAACAAACTTGTTTCGTGTGATGATTTAACTTTGTGATTTGTAGTAGATACAGCAAGTAACCAGCAGTTTTACATATCAAAGTTGTCGTCAAAGGGCTCGATGACTTCAGGGGTCATGACGCGGCCCATGAAAAGGATTGACCCTATCAAAAAAAGAGAATTGATTCACAAATAATACACTTACATGTTTGTATGTGTATTGAGTACAGTGGCCAtacctgtttttctgtttctgatGATGAAGAAGAAGGGATGGTCGGCCATGACCTGAGGGTACAACACCAGCGTCCTGGTCAACGCGATCATACCTGCAAGAGATCACGAAGACGTGATTGTGAAAGATTCTTACCAAGACCACACGATGACTCTGACACGCGGTGACCAGCACGGGGGCGCTTTTAACCTTTAACAATCTACAAAATTCTCCGAGCAGTCTAGTgtagtgaaacacaaaaaagcaCCTATAGATTAGAAAGGAAGTGAAGgtcaaagaaaaaagacaagGTAAAATGAAGAAAGACTGAAAAGGAGAAAATTCAAATAGATATTAGCGAAAGTGTGAATATTAGATAATGAAATTagagtaaaaaaatgtttaaatggatTTACAGAGAAAAGAAAATCACCTGATCCCGCGGCCCCCTCTGCCCCCTCCTCTGTCACTTCCAGACAAGCTTTCTGTACCACCTTCCCAATAAACAGATTCTGTCCATCTATAGACCAACAGAGAAGAcacaaagaacaatataaaaatcCATTCATTCACTAAATGATTCATTGGCGGATATCATTATGGATTCAGGGATTTAGAGAATTGGGGCTTTGTGTATAATAATGTTTTCATAGacatttatgttatttaaacatgTAGGTTTAAACAATAACATGACTTCATCTTATCATTGTGAGAATCTATAACAAGTGCTGTAGAACCAAGTCCTGCATGTCCTCCAACGTGATTGACAGATTTACATAACcatataagaaaaaaaaaatttgtccTAGACATaagtgagattaaatggagagcaaatggaaacttttgcttaaaggagcaatgtggagtggttagcggcatctagtggtgagtttgcgaattgcaaccaacgtctcactcccccctccctttctcAGCAGTACGGCAACTGACACAGGACGAACATGTTGTCACGTTATCGCTTCTATGCTGAAGGAattaacgtatttacgaaacgctttctgtagagcagtttgtccgtatagggctactgtagaaacaacacgacGAATTCCAACCCATGGTGTATgctgatagaaatagctcattgtacggtaataaaaacataacgctttattacgtaaggtctttatacacctctgaagacgtagttatgtatattatattgcatttctgtcaatagatccgcCAGAAAATGATGCGCTGGACCTTTAAGTCTCATCTATTataaagagaagagagaaagagtcagaaatctgacaaatgtctcagagtttcagaagagatgttaACAATgcgtcaaactgagctcagattggtcaagtctgcaatcaaaagttaatattattacttttctcatcaaattgacccaaatccagattactTTACCTCTGcgatctacattcattttggaTTTGATGAGTATTCATGAAAcggtctcatttgtttctgtttttatttcttctatAAGTAATTTGATCATAGATACTCAAAAGAAACTtaaaactccatcaaatctttTGGGCTTTGAAAAAGCAATAACAACAGGTCAACAGATTTACTGAGCACCTTCCGTCTCAGCTGTCATGGCTGACAGATCTGCGTCTTTGGTGAAGATGTTCTTGATGCCCAGCTGCTGCAAAGTTTCCTTCAGATCCGTCTTCTGTTCCACCTTAAATCTAAAAGCGTGAATACACATGAACAGGTCAGTTTTTGGCTTCATTGCTTTTGATGCTAAAATATCAATTGACCTTACAAATACGACAAAACACCTCCCTTTTGTTTAAGATTTTGCCTTAAATGAGCCTCAACCCCCTCACACCCTTTCCATTTGTCTGAGTGATGAGTCATGACTCACCTGGGCAGGTAGACCTCCACCTTCTGTCTCTTGACATTGTTGGCCCACTCCTCCAGCAGCTGAGCTTTGATGATGGGCTCCAGGCTGGCCAGAGGAACCTCTTGACGGGGCAGGACAATCATCATGCTCATGTCTTCACCTTCATAGAGCATCTCCAAAACCTGATACACCCCTCCTGCCTCTGTGGTGCCATCGCTAAACTCTCCTGAACACCAAGAACTGGATGAGGTTAGTGCTTTAAATGATCATGGAATCTACTGTTCGGTATGTTTGAGGAAATCAGATGGTTGAcgaacgaag
Protein-coding regions in this window:
- the LOC130562678 gene encoding uncharacterized protein LOC130562678 is translated as MSESSSGVITSSESFPKSQSHFSELSDTHTPLSVELTPDSGIVATPLPSSRFRFASWHCLEEHDVRGDQLACPRVREGPAEGELSVNSEDISLRGGRRKRREEGRQKWEERLQENWENCVVLNLSYQDLGDPYQLENFTRILKRLIRVEHLQLVDNSLKDLSSVRLPRCKILNLHRNHLTSVRQLPKVPDIQHLCLSENSISSLSELCLLRNTPLRSLTLKRNPCQFLERYRSRVFACLPNLQVLDGIPKLPEDCVPPPSPAASRLCIIL